A section of the Castanea sativa cultivar Marrone di Chiusa Pesio chromosome 12, ASM4071231v1 genome encodes:
- the LOC142619911 gene encoding uncharacterized protein LOC142619911 isoform X2: MEKLSLELPPGYRFSPKDKELIEDFLKPKITGNDKKIYFVTEIEFYEHEPWDLQHKSGIDSKDQEWFFFNTPSWKHGSKRNRATREGFWKTTGKDKEIRSREGLIGMKKILVYHRGRTPNGEGTKWVMHEYRTTQEEFDGNHPGQAFVLCRLFNNEEESNEGGFAKSDVTVPVQSNNYNYHNADVAKNQVAELTSNEDYFNVAELLDMSNVPSPGHTPSSLSPIALDVLTPGIAEDSTLINPLNNLDNGSCGGSDANAQVDQDLDMSEAALQTGYIYLPGPCCNSLSPSTLNDYNAGVAKKKAAELTSNEDYFNVAELLDMSNVPSPRHTPSSLSPIALDVLTPSIAEDSTLINPLNNLDNGSCGGSDANAQVDQDLDMREAALQTGYIYLPGPCCNSLSPLTLNDYNADVAKNQAAELTSNEDYFNVAELLDMSNVPSLGNTPSSLYPIAPGVLTPTIFKDSTLINPPNNLDNESCGGSESNVQASENSQDVVYYLILKVFPGYFKLC; the protein is encoded by the exons atGGAAAAGTTGAGTTTGGAGTTGCCACCTGGGTACAGATTTAGTCCGAAGGACAAGGAGCTCATCGAAGACTTCCTGAAGCCGAAGATCACTGGGAATGACAAAAAGATTTACTTTGTTACCGAAATCGAGTTTTATGAACATGAGCCCTGGGACTTACAGC ATAAATCTGGGATAGATTCAAAGGACCAAGAGTGGTTCTTCTTCAATACACCGAGCTGGAAGCATGGGAGTAAGAGGAACAGGGCAACCAGGGAAGGGTTCTGGAAAACAACTGGTAAAGATAAGGAAATCCGGTCCAGAGAGGGTTTGATTGGAATGAAAAAGATTCTAGTCTACCATAGAGGGCGTACTCCTAATGGAGAAGGGACCAAGTGGGTGATGCATGAATACCGCACAACCCAGGAAGAGTTTGATGGAAATCACCCTGGTCAG GCCTTTGTCCTCTGCCGATTATTCAATAACGAAGAAGAGAGTAATGAAGGTGGATTTGCGAAGTCTGATGTTACAGTACCTGTTCAGAGTAACAACTACAACTATCATAATGCAGATGTTGCAAAAAATCAAGTGGCAGAATTGACATCTAATGAG GATTATTTCAATGTGGCAGAATTGTTGGATATGTCCAATGTCCCGTCCCCAGGGCACACTCCATCAAGTTTATCCCCCATCGCTCTTGACGTTTTGACTCCCGGTATCGCTGAGGATTCAACTCTTATCAATCCTCTTAATAATCTAG ACAATGGGTCATGCGGTGGGTCAGATGCCAATGCACAG GTTGACCAGGATCTGGATATGAGTGAAGCAGCCTTGCAAACAGGCTATATTTATCTACCAGGGCCATGTTgcaactctctctctccatcaacTTTAAACGATTATAATGCAggtgttgcaaaaaaaaaagcggCAGAATTGACATCTAATGAG GATTATTTCAATGTGGCAGAATTGTTGGATATGTCCAATGTCCCGTCTCCAAGGCACACTCCATCAAGTTTATCCCCCATCGCTCTTGACGTTTTGACTCCCAGTATCGCTGAGGATTCAACTCTTATCAATCCTCTTAATAATCTAG ACAATGGGTCATGCGGTGGGTCAGATGCCAATGCACAG GTTGACCAGGATCTGGATATGAGGGAAGCAGCCTTGCAAACAGGCTATATTTATCTACCAGGGCCATGTTgcaactctctctctccattaaCTTTAAACGATTATAATGCAGATGTTGCAAAAAATCAAGCGGCAGAACTGACATCTAATGAG GATTATTTTAATGTGGCAGAATTGTTGGATATGTCCAATGTCCCGTCTCTAGGGAACACTCCATCAAGTTTATACCCCATCGCTCCTGGCGTTTTGACTCCCACTATCTTTAAGGATTCAACTCTTATCAATCCTCCTAATAATCTAG ACAATGAATCATGCGGTGGGTCAGAGTCCAATGTACAAGCAAGTGAAAACTCTCAAGATGTTGTTTATTATTTGATCTTGAAAGTTTTTCCAGGATATTTTAAATTGTGTTAA
- the LOC142619911 gene encoding uncharacterized protein LOC142619911 isoform X3 has translation MEKLSLELPPGYRFSPKDKELIEDFLKPKITGNDKKIYFVTEIEFYEHEPWDLQHKSGIDSKDQEWFFFNTPSWKHGSKRNRATREGFWKTTGKDKEIRSREGLIGMKKILVYHRGRTPNGEGTKWVMHEYRTTQEEFDGNHPGQKAFVLCRLFNNEEESNEGGFAKSDVTVPVQSNNYNYHNADVAKNQVAELTSNEDYFNVAELLDMSNVPSPGHTPSSLSPIALDVLTPGIAEDSTLINPLNNLDNGSCGGSDANAQVDQDLDMSEAALQTGYIYLPGPCCNSLSPSTLNDYNAGVAKKKAAELTSNEDYFNVAELLDMSNVPSPRHTPSSLSPIALDVLTPSIAEDSTLINPLNNLDNGSCGGSDANAQVDQDLDMREAALQTGYIYLPGPCCNSLSPLTLNDYNADVAKNQAAELTSNEDYFNVAELLDMSNVPSLGNTPSSLYPIAPGVLTPTIFKDSTLINPPNNLG, from the exons atGGAAAAGTTGAGTTTGGAGTTGCCACCTGGGTACAGATTTAGTCCGAAGGACAAGGAGCTCATCGAAGACTTCCTGAAGCCGAAGATCACTGGGAATGACAAAAAGATTTACTTTGTTACCGAAATCGAGTTTTATGAACATGAGCCCTGGGACTTACAGC ATAAATCTGGGATAGATTCAAAGGACCAAGAGTGGTTCTTCTTCAATACACCGAGCTGGAAGCATGGGAGTAAGAGGAACAGGGCAACCAGGGAAGGGTTCTGGAAAACAACTGGTAAAGATAAGGAAATCCGGTCCAGAGAGGGTTTGATTGGAATGAAAAAGATTCTAGTCTACCATAGAGGGCGTACTCCTAATGGAGAAGGGACCAAGTGGGTGATGCATGAATACCGCACAACCCAGGAAGAGTTTGATGGAAATCACCCTGGTCAG AAGGCCTTTGTCCTCTGCCGATTATTCAATAACGAAGAAGAGAGTAATGAAGGTGGATTTGCGAAGTCTGATGTTACAGTACCTGTTCAGAGTAACAACTACAACTATCATAATGCAGATGTTGCAAAAAATCAAGTGGCAGAATTGACATCTAATGAG GATTATTTCAATGTGGCAGAATTGTTGGATATGTCCAATGTCCCGTCCCCAGGGCACACTCCATCAAGTTTATCCCCCATCGCTCTTGACGTTTTGACTCCCGGTATCGCTGAGGATTCAACTCTTATCAATCCTCTTAATAATCTAG ACAATGGGTCATGCGGTGGGTCAGATGCCAATGCACAG GTTGACCAGGATCTGGATATGAGTGAAGCAGCCTTGCAAACAGGCTATATTTATCTACCAGGGCCATGTTgcaactctctctctccatcaacTTTAAACGATTATAATGCAggtgttgcaaaaaaaaaagcggCAGAATTGACATCTAATGAG GATTATTTCAATGTGGCAGAATTGTTGGATATGTCCAATGTCCCGTCTCCAAGGCACACTCCATCAAGTTTATCCCCCATCGCTCTTGACGTTTTGACTCCCAGTATCGCTGAGGATTCAACTCTTATCAATCCTCTTAATAATCTAG ACAATGGGTCATGCGGTGGGTCAGATGCCAATGCACAG GTTGACCAGGATCTGGATATGAGGGAAGCAGCCTTGCAAACAGGCTATATTTATCTACCAGGGCCATGTTgcaactctctctctccattaaCTTTAAACGATTATAATGCAGATGTTGCAAAAAATCAAGCGGCAGAACTGACATCTAATGAG GATTATTTTAATGTGGCAGAATTGTTGGATATGTCCAATGTCCCGTCTCTAGGGAACACTCCATCAAGTTTATACCCCATCGCTCCTGGCGTTTTGACTCCCACTATCTTTAAGGATTCAACTCTTATCAATCCTCCTAATAATCTAG GTTGA
- the LOC142619911 gene encoding uncharacterized protein LOC142619911 isoform X1, translated as MEKLSLELPPGYRFSPKDKELIEDFLKPKITGNDKKIYFVTEIEFYEHEPWDLQHKSGIDSKDQEWFFFNTPSWKHGSKRNRATREGFWKTTGKDKEIRSREGLIGMKKILVYHRGRTPNGEGTKWVMHEYRTTQEEFDGNHPGQKAFVLCRLFNNEEESNEGGFAKSDVTVPVQSNNYNYHNADVAKNQVAELTSNEDYFNVAELLDMSNVPSPGHTPSSLSPIALDVLTPGIAEDSTLINPLNNLDNGSCGGSDANAQVDQDLDMSEAALQTGYIYLPGPCCNSLSPSTLNDYNAGVAKKKAAELTSNEDYFNVAELLDMSNVPSPRHTPSSLSPIALDVLTPSIAEDSTLINPLNNLDNGSCGGSDANAQVDQDLDMREAALQTGYIYLPGPCCNSLSPLTLNDYNADVAKNQAAELTSNEDYFNVAELLDMSNVPSLGNTPSSLYPIAPGVLTPTIFKDSTLINPPNNLDNESCGGSESNVQASENSQDVVYYLILKVFPGYFKLC; from the exons atGGAAAAGTTGAGTTTGGAGTTGCCACCTGGGTACAGATTTAGTCCGAAGGACAAGGAGCTCATCGAAGACTTCCTGAAGCCGAAGATCACTGGGAATGACAAAAAGATTTACTTTGTTACCGAAATCGAGTTTTATGAACATGAGCCCTGGGACTTACAGC ATAAATCTGGGATAGATTCAAAGGACCAAGAGTGGTTCTTCTTCAATACACCGAGCTGGAAGCATGGGAGTAAGAGGAACAGGGCAACCAGGGAAGGGTTCTGGAAAACAACTGGTAAAGATAAGGAAATCCGGTCCAGAGAGGGTTTGATTGGAATGAAAAAGATTCTAGTCTACCATAGAGGGCGTACTCCTAATGGAGAAGGGACCAAGTGGGTGATGCATGAATACCGCACAACCCAGGAAGAGTTTGATGGAAATCACCCTGGTCAG AAGGCCTTTGTCCTCTGCCGATTATTCAATAACGAAGAAGAGAGTAATGAAGGTGGATTTGCGAAGTCTGATGTTACAGTACCTGTTCAGAGTAACAACTACAACTATCATAATGCAGATGTTGCAAAAAATCAAGTGGCAGAATTGACATCTAATGAG GATTATTTCAATGTGGCAGAATTGTTGGATATGTCCAATGTCCCGTCCCCAGGGCACACTCCATCAAGTTTATCCCCCATCGCTCTTGACGTTTTGACTCCCGGTATCGCTGAGGATTCAACTCTTATCAATCCTCTTAATAATCTAG ACAATGGGTCATGCGGTGGGTCAGATGCCAATGCACAG GTTGACCAGGATCTGGATATGAGTGAAGCAGCCTTGCAAACAGGCTATATTTATCTACCAGGGCCATGTTgcaactctctctctccatcaacTTTAAACGATTATAATGCAggtgttgcaaaaaaaaaagcggCAGAATTGACATCTAATGAG GATTATTTCAATGTGGCAGAATTGTTGGATATGTCCAATGTCCCGTCTCCAAGGCACACTCCATCAAGTTTATCCCCCATCGCTCTTGACGTTTTGACTCCCAGTATCGCTGAGGATTCAACTCTTATCAATCCTCTTAATAATCTAG ACAATGGGTCATGCGGTGGGTCAGATGCCAATGCACAG GTTGACCAGGATCTGGATATGAGGGAAGCAGCCTTGCAAACAGGCTATATTTATCTACCAGGGCCATGTTgcaactctctctctccattaaCTTTAAACGATTATAATGCAGATGTTGCAAAAAATCAAGCGGCAGAACTGACATCTAATGAG GATTATTTTAATGTGGCAGAATTGTTGGATATGTCCAATGTCCCGTCTCTAGGGAACACTCCATCAAGTTTATACCCCATCGCTCCTGGCGTTTTGACTCCCACTATCTTTAAGGATTCAACTCTTATCAATCCTCCTAATAATCTAG ACAATGAATCATGCGGTGGGTCAGAGTCCAATGTACAAGCAAGTGAAAACTCTCAAGATGTTGTTTATTATTTGATCTTGAAAGTTTTTCCAGGATATTTTAAATTGTGTTAA